The Saxibacter everestensis genome has a window encoding:
- the secD gene encoding protein translocase subunit SecD, whose amino-acid sequence MASSTSGTRPGRSFIGLAVITLVLAAVLTGGVIWGKASASPKLALDLEGGTSIVLAPQLSGGQEITKEQLDQAVAIIRQRVDSTGVSESEVTTQGGRNIVVNIPGNPDEQTRQLIRSSAQLRFRPVLVQGAPGPAGATEPAESEKIPEDVQKQIDELNKGKTQEPKQDEKSDAPSGGGNATPDAGGNATPDAGGNATSDSKDEPKPSEPAPEDGGINVPVPEDTPKTKPSNGSDMAWITDSIAAKYYALDCTKEENRTGGSLDAADTALVACSQDGSAKYILGPVEIEGQHIKDASQGYKSTSSGQQTSEPVVNLEFDREGTDQFREITTRLTGQQPPLNQFGIVMDGNVISAPSSEVIISDGKAEISGSFTTESAQTLANQLKNGALPISFKVQTEQQISATLGSDYLAKGLLAGVIGLLLVVVYSLFQYRTLGLVTVASLAVAGVLTYLLLCLVGWRYGYRLSLAGVAGVIVAIGMTADSFIVYFERVRDELRGGRGLVSAVEIGWNRASRTIYASKSVNLLAAIVLYVLAVGSVRGFAFTLGLTVLIDVLVVLLFTHPMLQLLAKTKFFGQGHPWSGLDPRRLGVKKAQYRGAMGFDFDEAKSKAKKKNTGAAAEAERRMTIAERRAAAEAGTADSSATDADKVSASSSKES is encoded by the coding sequence CCCGGGCCGGAGCTTTATCGGGCTCGCGGTCATCACCCTGGTGCTGGCTGCCGTTCTGACCGGTGGCGTGATCTGGGGAAAAGCGAGTGCGTCGCCTAAGCTTGCCCTCGATCTGGAGGGCGGCACCTCGATCGTGCTGGCGCCGCAGCTTTCCGGCGGCCAGGAGATCACCAAGGAGCAGCTCGACCAGGCGGTGGCGATTATTCGCCAGCGCGTGGACTCGACCGGGGTCTCGGAGTCGGAGGTCACGACGCAGGGTGGCCGCAACATCGTGGTCAACATTCCCGGGAATCCGGACGAACAGACCCGGCAGCTGATTCGGTCTTCGGCCCAGCTTCGCTTCCGGCCGGTACTTGTCCAGGGCGCGCCGGGACCGGCAGGGGCCACCGAGCCCGCCGAGTCGGAAAAAATTCCCGAAGACGTTCAAAAGCAGATCGACGAACTGAATAAGGGCAAGACGCAGGAACCGAAGCAGGACGAGAAGTCCGACGCCCCGTCGGGCGGTGGCAACGCGACGCCGGATGCCGGTGGCAACGCCACACCGGATGCCGGTGGCAACGCAACCTCGGACTCCAAAGACGAGCCCAAGCCAAGCGAGCCCGCACCGGAAGACGGCGGGATCAACGTTCCCGTGCCGGAGGACACGCCAAAGACGAAGCCGAGTAACGGCTCGGACATGGCCTGGATCACCGATTCCATCGCCGCTAAGTACTACGCGCTTGACTGCACGAAGGAAGAGAACCGCACCGGCGGTTCGCTCGACGCCGCGGACACCGCGCTCGTCGCCTGCTCGCAGGACGGCTCGGCCAAGTACATCCTGGGGCCGGTGGAGATCGAAGGCCAGCACATCAAGGATGCGAGCCAGGGATACAAGTCGACGTCCTCCGGTCAGCAGACCAGCGAACCGGTGGTCAACCTGGAGTTCGATCGGGAAGGCACCGATCAGTTCCGTGAAATCACCACCAGGCTGACCGGTCAGCAGCCTCCGCTGAACCAGTTCGGCATCGTGATGGATGGCAACGTGATCTCGGCACCGAGCTCCGAGGTGATCATCAGCGACGGCAAGGCCGAGATCAGCGGTAGTTTCACCACTGAATCGGCGCAGACTCTCGCCAACCAGCTGAAGAACGGCGCGCTGCCAATCTCCTTCAAGGTGCAGACCGAGCAACAGATTTCGGCAACCCTGGGTTCCGACTATCTGGCGAAGGGCCTGTTGGCCGGAGTGATCGGCCTGCTGCTCGTCGTGGTGTACTCGCTGTTCCAGTACCGGACGCTCGGCCTCGTGACGGTCGCCAGCCTGGCGGTCGCCGGCGTGCTGACCTATCTGCTGCTCTGCCTGGTCGGCTGGCGGTACGGCTATCGGCTGTCGCTTGCCGGTGTCGCCGGTGTGATCGTCGCCATCGGTATGACCGCTGACTCGTTCATTGTCTACTTCGAGCGGGTTCGCGACGAACTTCGTGGCGGACGCGGTCTGGTGTCGGCAGTTGAGATCGGCTGGAACCGTGCCTCACGCACGATTTACGCCTCAAAGAGCGTCAACCTGCTCGCCGCCATCGTGCTGTACGTGCTCGCGGTCGGCAGCGTCCGTGGTTTCGCTTTCACGCTCGGCCTGACCGTGCTGATCGACGTGCTGGTCGTGCTGCTGTTCACCCACCCGATGCTGCAGCTGCTGGCGAAGACGAAATTCTTTGGCCAAGGACATCCCTGGTCCGGGCTGGACCCGCGACGGCTGGGAGTCAAGAAGGCCCAGTACCGCGGTGCGATGGGCTTCGACTTCGACGAGGCGAAATCCAAAGCAAAGAAGAAGAACACCGGTGCGGCGGCCGAGGCCGAACGCCGGATGACGATCGCAGAGCGTCGCGCCGCGGCAGAAGCCGGCACGGCCGATTCGTCTGCAACCGATGCCGACAAGGTGAGCGCCTCCAGCTCGAAGGAGTCCTAA
- the secF gene encoding protein translocase subunit SecF, with amino-acid sequence MASFSNWGNDLHSGKRSIPFVGRRKLWLTISLAFVILSVLVPVFRGGFNLGIEFRGGSEFQIADVKDTSAELGQNAIREVLPEAEPRLTPTSDTAVRIQTEQLTDDQMQQAREALVAAYQVENGDVTSSFVGPAWGQDVTEKMARALVIFVALAAIGMALYFRTWKMSVAAMVGLLQVMIVTMGIYSATGFEVTPVAVIGFLTVLSFALYDTVVVFDKIRENTQDFQRNTRQKFSDMVNLGVNQTTVRSINTSVVSVLPVAAILFIGVFVLGAGTLTDIALSLFVGTIIAALSTLFVASPLYSLLRSTEPAVKAQERKVEKTQADARDKGTGNTTTQAKVRSNKSSKKAEARA; translated from the coding sequence ATGGCCAGCTTTTCCAACTGGGGCAACGACCTTCACAGCGGTAAGCGGTCGATCCCGTTCGTCGGCCGTCGGAAGCTCTGGCTGACCATCAGCCTCGCGTTCGTAATCCTGTCGGTCCTGGTGCCGGTGTTTCGCGGCGGGTTCAATCTCGGTATCGAGTTCCGTGGTGGCTCCGAGTTCCAGATCGCCGACGTCAAGGACACTTCGGCAGAGCTTGGCCAGAACGCGATCCGCGAGGTGCTTCCAGAGGCCGAGCCACGGCTGACACCCACCTCGGACACTGCGGTGCGAATCCAGACCGAACAGCTGACCGACGACCAGATGCAGCAGGCCCGGGAAGCGCTTGTCGCGGCCTACCAGGTGGAGAACGGCGACGTGACGTCATCGTTCGTCGGACCGGCCTGGGGCCAGGACGTCACCGAGAAGATGGCCCGCGCGCTGGTCATCTTCGTGGCCCTGGCCGCTATCGGCATGGCCCTGTACTTCCGCACCTGGAAGATGTCGGTCGCCGCGATGGTCGGCCTGCTGCAGGTGATGATCGTGACGATGGGTATTTACTCCGCGACCGGCTTCGAGGTGACTCCTGTCGCTGTGATCGGATTCCTTACGGTGCTGAGCTTCGCGCTCTATGACACCGTGGTGGTGTTCGACAAGATCCGTGAGAACACCCAGGACTTCCAGCGCAACACCCGGCAGAAGTTCAGTGACATGGTCAATCTCGGTGTCAACCAGACAACTGTGCGTTCGATCAACACGTCAGTTGTCAGCGTCCTCCCGGTTGCGGCAATTCTGTTCATCGGGGTCTTCGTCCTTGGTGCCGGCACGCTGACCGATATCGCCTTGTCGCTGTTCGTCGGCACCATCATCGCGGCGCTCTCGACGCTGTTCGTCGCATCGCCGTTGTACTCGCTTCTCCGCAGCACCGAGCCTGCCGTCAAAGCGCAGGAACGCAAGGTCGAGAAGACCCAGGCCGATGCCCGGGATAAGGGTACGGGGAACACCACGACGCAGGCTAAGGTTAGGTCTAACAAGTCTTCGAAGAAGGCCGAGGCAAGGGCTTAA